Proteins encoded by one window of Micromonospora coxensis:
- a CDS encoding proline--tRNA ligase, with translation MLLRTSTALLRTLREDPADAEVPSHRLLVRAGYIRRAAPGGYTWLPLGKLVLDRVTEIVRREMTAIGDQEVHFPALLPAEPYRTSGRWTEYGDDIFTLADRKGAEHLLAPTHEEMAALLVKDLFSSYRDFPVTLFQIQTKFRDEARPRAGLLRGREFLMKDAYSFDLDESGLQASYDRHRAAYRRIFDRLGLDHTTVRAMSGAMGGSASEEFLAATPVGEDTFVACTACDYAANTEAVTTRAPATGDPDAQPAAEVYDTPETPTIASLVELATTRRLAGRDDWTAADTLKNVVLTVRRPGAETAELLVIGLPGDREVDLKRIGAALHPATVAIFEDWDAHPELVRGYLGPQILGKFGVRYLVDPRVVPGTAWLTGANEPGRHATNVVCGRDFTPDGTIEAAEVRPGDPCPACADGELTMRRGIEIGHIFQLGRRFTDAFTLDVLGAQGKPVRPTMGCYGIGVSRAVAAIAEQHHDERGLVWPAAVAPCDVHVVAAGKGPQLDAALDLGGRLADAGLRVLVDDRVNVSAGVKFTDAELIGIPRAVVVGRRLADGYVELRDRATGERTELPLDGLVERLVTEVRAARRAGV, from the coding sequence ATGTTGCTTCGTACGTCGACTGCGCTGCTGCGGACCCTGCGGGAGGACCCGGCGGACGCGGAGGTGCCGAGCCACCGGCTCCTCGTCCGCGCCGGCTACATCCGTCGCGCCGCGCCCGGCGGGTACACCTGGCTGCCGCTGGGCAAGCTGGTGCTGGACCGGGTGACCGAGATCGTCCGGCGGGAGATGACCGCCATCGGGGACCAGGAGGTGCACTTCCCGGCGCTGCTGCCGGCGGAGCCGTACCGGACCAGCGGCCGGTGGACGGAGTACGGCGACGACATCTTCACCCTCGCCGACCGCAAGGGCGCGGAGCACCTGCTCGCCCCGACCCACGAGGAGATGGCCGCCCTGCTGGTCAAGGACCTCTTCTCGTCGTACCGGGACTTCCCGGTGACGCTGTTCCAGATCCAGACGAAGTTCCGCGACGAGGCCCGTCCCCGCGCCGGGCTGCTGCGCGGGCGCGAGTTCCTGATGAAGGACGCCTACTCGTTCGACCTGGACGAGTCCGGGCTCCAGGCGTCGTACGACCGGCACCGGGCCGCGTACCGGCGGATCTTCGACCGGCTGGGGCTGGACCACACGACGGTACGGGCGATGTCCGGGGCGATGGGCGGCTCGGCGTCGGAGGAGTTCCTGGCCGCCACGCCGGTCGGCGAGGACACCTTCGTCGCCTGCACCGCCTGCGACTACGCGGCGAACACCGAGGCGGTGACCACCCGCGCGCCGGCCACCGGCGACCCGGACGCGCAGCCCGCCGCCGAGGTGTACGACACCCCGGAGACGCCGACCATCGCCTCCCTGGTCGAGTTGGCCACCACGCGCCGCCTCGCCGGCCGCGACGACTGGACCGCCGCCGACACCCTGAAGAACGTGGTGCTGACCGTCCGCCGGCCGGGCGCGGAGACGGCCGAGCTGCTGGTGATCGGGCTGCCGGGCGACCGGGAGGTCGACCTCAAGCGGATCGGGGCGGCGCTGCACCCGGCCACCGTGGCGATCTTCGAGGACTGGGACGCCCACCCGGAGCTGGTCCGCGGCTACCTCGGCCCGCAGATCCTCGGCAAGTTCGGCGTGCGCTACCTGGTCGACCCGCGGGTGGTCCCCGGCACCGCGTGGCTGACCGGGGCGAACGAGCCGGGCCGGCACGCCACGAACGTGGTCTGCGGCCGGGACTTCACCCCGGACGGCACGATCGAGGCGGCCGAGGTGCGCCCCGGCGACCCCTGCCCGGCCTGTGCCGACGGCGAGCTGACCATGCGGCGGGGCATCGAGATCGGGCACATCTTCCAGCTCGGCCGCCGGTTCACCGACGCCTTCACGCTCGACGTGCTCGGCGCGCAGGGCAAGCCGGTCCGGCCCACCATGGGCTGCTACGGCATCGGGGTCTCCCGGGCGGTCGCCGCGATCGCCGAGCAGCACCACGACGAGCGGGGTCTGGTGTGGCCGGCGGCGGTCGCGCCGTGCGACGTACACGTGGTCGCCGCCGGGAAGGGGCCGCAGCTCGACGCGGCGCTCGACCTCGGCGGACGCCTGGCCGACGCGGGCCTGCGGGTGCTGGTCGACGACCGGGTGAACGTCTCCGCCGGGGTGAAGTTCACCGACGCCGAGCTGATCGGCATCCCACGCGCCGTCGTGGTCGGCCGCCGGCTCGCCGACGGGTACGTCGAACTGCGCGACCGGGCCACCGGCGAGCGCACGGAACTGCCGCTCGACGGGCTGGTCGAGCGACTGGTCACAGAGGTACGCGCGGCACGCCGCGCCGGGGTGTAG
- a CDS encoding imidazolonepropionase-like domain-containing protein, with product MRTIHAATLLRRAPDDEPVAGLAVLVTDDRIEACGPLNELTQAYPQVRVRRWAGTLGPALLHDGPLPAAPSPRERVHALFRAGVGAVPAAEVADPELYAAAVRNHVAVLDVPRPPVLTPGGRADLAVFAGDGSCLATVVAGRLVHRRA from the coding sequence GTGCGGACCATCCACGCGGCCACCCTGCTCCGGCGCGCTCCCGACGACGAGCCGGTGGCGGGCCTGGCCGTCCTGGTCACCGACGACCGGATCGAGGCGTGCGGTCCGCTGAACGAGCTGACGCAGGCGTACCCGCAGGTGCGGGTGCGGCGGTGGGCCGGCACCCTCGGGCCGGCGCTGCTGCACGACGGGCCGCTGCCGGCCGCGCCCAGCCCGCGCGAGCGGGTGCACGCGCTGTTCCGGGCCGGGGTCGGCGCGGTGCCGGCGGCGGAGGTGGCCGATCCGGAGCTGTACGCCGCCGCCGTTCGCAACCATGTCGCGGTGCTCGACGTGCCGCGCCCGCCGGTGCTGACGCCGGGCGGGCGCGCGGACCTGGCCGTCTTCGCCGGGGACGGCTCCTGTCTGGCCACGGTGGTCGCCGGCCGGCTGGTGCACCGCCGCGCCTGA
- a CDS encoding sulfurtransferase encodes MPVPSDPNPRLQSYADPQRLVTTEWLAEHLGDEGLVVVESDEDVLLYDTGHIPGAVKVDWHTELNDQVTRDYLDAASFAELCAAKGIGRDDTVVFYGDNFNWWAAYALWVFSLFGHADVRLLDGGRQKWVAEGRELTREKVTRPRAEYPVPQRDDAPIRAYREQVMAHVAAGRPLVDVRSPGEYTGEMLHMPDYPQEGALRGGHIPGAVSKPWKSAANDDGTFKSADELRAIYADQLGLSPSDDVVAYCRIGERSSHTWFVLRHLLGYPQVRNYDGSWTEWGNLVRAPVVKGDQPGGLAA; translated from the coding sequence ATGCCTGTGCCGAGCGATCCGAATCCCCGCCTCCAGTCGTACGCCGATCCGCAGCGCCTGGTCACCACCGAGTGGCTGGCCGAGCACCTGGGCGACGAGGGCCTCGTCGTGGTGGAGTCCGACGAGGACGTGCTGCTCTACGACACCGGTCACATCCCGGGCGCCGTCAAGGTGGACTGGCACACCGAGCTGAACGACCAGGTCACCCGGGACTACCTCGACGCGGCGAGCTTCGCCGAGCTGTGCGCCGCGAAGGGCATCGGCCGGGACGACACGGTCGTCTTCTACGGCGACAACTTCAACTGGTGGGCCGCGTACGCCCTCTGGGTCTTCTCCCTCTTCGGCCACGCCGACGTGCGGCTGCTCGACGGCGGCCGGCAGAAGTGGGTGGCCGAGGGACGCGAGCTGACCCGGGAGAAGGTGACCCGCCCGCGCGCCGAGTACCCGGTGCCGCAGCGCGACGACGCGCCGATCCGGGCGTACCGGGAGCAGGTGATGGCGCACGTGGCCGCCGGCCGGCCGCTGGTCGACGTGCGCTCACCGGGCGAGTACACCGGCGAGATGCTGCACATGCCGGACTACCCGCAGGAGGGCGCGCTGCGGGGCGGGCACATCCCGGGTGCGGTGAGCAAGCCGTGGAAGTCCGCCGCGAACGACGACGGCACGTTCAAGTCGGCCGACGAGCTGCGCGCCATCTACGCCGACCAGCTCGGGCTGAGCCCGTCGGACGACGTGGTGGCGTACTGCCGGATCGGGGAGCGGTCCAGCCACACCTGGTTCGTGCTCCGGCACCTGCTGGGCTACCCGCAGGTGCGCAACTACGACGGCTCGTGGACCGAGTGGGGCAACCTGGTCCGGGCCCCCGTCGTCAAGGGCGACCAGCCGGGCGGCCTCGCCGCCTGA
- a CDS encoding TolB-like translocation protein, with the protein MNDQRLRLDLADLAEEVTPVDLRDRALRTSRRLGIRRAVASSAAVVVLLGAATGTAVAIRPDAGPAPMLPGGTPWATAGSSAPTPHPTPPAPHPVPIGRVLYAPGPDSQSSTALTAWQPGAAPVPLIDLPGAVSGADVAVSPDGARVAWLQDAGLWVAGVDGTGRRKLRDRVMTDCWGPAWVPSVDALSVGVPPAPGDPSAVRRGLVDLLTGEVATLQVEGRACHPVWSADGRVLVYADADGAVVVASPIGERLRQVPGLGGSAGWNSYDVASLSPDGSRVALLRVGAGQDAGDPARDLTANVVLDTRTGEVVDLPLDGRRLLQAYFRSDGSLVARVEAAEATHLVLVGTDGHRITEVVEPAALRRQQILAVVG; encoded by the coding sequence ATGAACGACCAGCGTCTCCGGCTCGACCTGGCCGATCTGGCCGAGGAGGTCACCCCGGTCGACCTGCGGGACCGCGCCCTGCGGACCTCCCGCCGGCTCGGCATCCGGCGGGCGGTGGCCAGCTCGGCGGCGGTGGTGGTGCTGCTCGGCGCGGCCACCGGCACCGCCGTCGCGATCCGTCCGGACGCCGGCCCGGCTCCGATGCTGCCCGGCGGCACCCCGTGGGCCACCGCCGGCTCCTCCGCGCCGACGCCCCATCCGACCCCTCCCGCCCCGCACCCGGTGCCGATCGGGCGGGTGCTCTACGCCCCCGGGCCGGACAGCCAGTCGTCCACCGCGCTGACGGCGTGGCAACCCGGAGCCGCCCCCGTACCGCTGATCGACCTGCCCGGCGCCGTGTCCGGGGCCGACGTGGCGGTCTCACCCGACGGCGCACGGGTGGCCTGGCTCCAGGACGCCGGTCTCTGGGTCGCCGGGGTCGACGGCACGGGCCGGCGCAAGCTCCGGGACAGGGTGATGACGGACTGCTGGGGCCCGGCCTGGGTGCCCTCGGTCGACGCGCTCAGCGTCGGCGTGCCACCCGCGCCCGGCGACCCGTCCGCCGTCCGTCGTGGCCTGGTCGACCTGCTGACCGGCGAGGTCGCGACCCTTCAGGTGGAGGGTCGCGCCTGCCACCCGGTCTGGTCGGCCGACGGCCGGGTCCTCGTGTACGCGGATGCCGACGGCGCGGTGGTGGTGGCGAGCCCGATCGGGGAACGGCTCCGCCAGGTGCCGGGGCTGGGCGGGAGCGCCGGCTGGAACAGCTACGACGTGGCCAGCCTGTCGCCGGACGGCTCCCGGGTCGCGCTGCTGCGCGTCGGCGCGGGGCAGGACGCCGGGGACCCGGCCCGGGACCTGACCGCGAACGTGGTGCTGGACACCCGGACCGGTGAGGTCGTCGACCTGCCGTTGGACGGCCGGCGGCTGCTCCAGGCCTACTTCCGGTCCGACGGCTCGCTGGTGGCCCGGGTCGAGGCGGCGGAAGCCACCCACCTCGTGCTGGTCGGGACCGACGGGCATCGGATCACCGAGGTCGTCGAGCCGGCGGCGTTGCGGCGGCAGCAGATCCTCGCCGTGGTCGGGTGA
- a CDS encoding TolB-like translocation protein, which yields MTIELTDRAARPAPPRRGRHAMTGTVALLVLAVGLSDLSGVRRPAATPTAGVGTGAPSSTAPPPPAPAPSVPSPPRVTTSAVTPVGPPAALGRLFYVPSEQVAGRERVRLRSWRPGERPRTLTELPQVAALANASVSPDGRRIAWVDPGRAATLFVADVDGSRRRTLARHVDAYCVTPTWAPDSRRLLFREADPLGTPGRFGVLDTAGRRTRVTWWDAEPQGCHALWSADGRTVAMNSATGVTLYSADGHRPRPVPHLSGPSVWRSAHVASLSPDGSRIALTRTRPHEQTGDVGRLLTANAVLWTRDGREVSLPTGGRELRQVFFRPDGSAVVRVRAGAGHALLVVGRDGRKVSEVAEPAELRGMQIVSA from the coding sequence ATGACCATCGAGCTGACCGACCGGGCCGCCCGCCCCGCCCCGCCCCGCCGGGGTCGGCACGCGATGACGGGTACGGTCGCGCTGCTGGTGCTCGCCGTCGGTCTGTCCGACCTGTCCGGGGTACGCCGACCCGCCGCCACCCCCACCGCCGGCGTCGGCACGGGTGCCCCGAGCAGCACCGCCCCACCGCCGCCGGCCCCCGCCCCGTCCGTTCCCTCCCCACCCCGGGTGACCACGTCGGCCGTCACCCCGGTCGGTCCACCGGCGGCGCTCGGCCGGCTCTTCTACGTGCCCTCCGAGCAGGTCGCCGGCCGGGAGCGGGTCCGGTTGCGGTCCTGGCGGCCCGGCGAGCGACCGCGCACGCTGACCGAACTGCCGCAGGTCGCCGCGCTCGCCAACGCCAGCGTCTCCCCGGACGGCCGCCGGATCGCCTGGGTGGACCCGGGACGGGCGGCCACCCTCTTCGTCGCGGACGTGGACGGATCGCGCAGGCGCACGCTGGCCCGACACGTGGACGCGTACTGCGTGACCCCGACCTGGGCGCCGGACTCCCGGCGGCTGCTGTTCCGGGAGGCCGACCCGCTCGGCACCCCCGGCCGGTTCGGGGTGCTGGACACCGCCGGCCGTCGTACCCGGGTGACCTGGTGGGACGCCGAGCCGCAGGGCTGCCACGCGCTCTGGTCCGCCGACGGCCGGACGGTCGCCATGAACAGCGCCACCGGGGTGACCCTGTACTCGGCCGACGGCCATCGCCCGCGTCCGGTGCCGCACCTGTCGGGGCCGTCGGTGTGGCGCAGCGCGCACGTCGCCAGCCTCTCCCCGGACGGCTCCCGGATCGCGCTGACCCGGACCCGCCCGCACGAGCAGACGGGCGATGTCGGCCGGCTGCTCACGGCCAACGCGGTGCTCTGGACCCGGGACGGGCGGGAGGTGTCGCTGCCGACCGGCGGCCGCGAGCTGCGGCAGGTGTTCTTCCGGCCGGACGGGTCGGCGGTGGTGCGGGTCCGCGCGGGCGCCGGGCACGCGCTGCTGGTGGTCGGGCGGGACGGCCGGAAGGTCAGCGAGGTGGCGGAGCCGGCGGAACTGCGCGGCATGCAGATCGTGTCGGCCTGA
- a CDS encoding TetR/AcrR family transcriptional regulator, which yields MTARRSDATRAAILRAARERFAADGYERATIRAIAADARIDPSMVMRYYGSKEGLFAAAAEFDLRLPDLHEVPEDQLGETLVRHFVDRWESDDRLVALLRTASTNPGAAERMRAVFAGQLGAAVARLDPDPAAAARRAGLVASQILGIAFTRWIVGLPPVVELTPAQLVAWVAPTVQRYLTGPTPDTITP from the coding sequence ATGACTGCGCGCCGTTCCGACGCCACCCGCGCCGCGATCCTGCGCGCCGCCCGGGAACGCTTCGCCGCGGACGGGTACGAGCGGGCCACCATCCGGGCCATCGCCGCCGACGCCCGGATCGACCCGTCGATGGTGATGCGCTACTACGGCAGCAAGGAGGGGCTGTTCGCCGCGGCGGCCGAGTTCGACCTGCGCCTGCCCGACCTGCACGAGGTGCCCGAGGACCAGCTCGGCGAGACGCTGGTCCGACACTTCGTCGACCGCTGGGAGTCCGACGACCGGCTGGTCGCGCTGCTGCGGACCGCGAGCACCAACCCCGGCGCGGCGGAGCGGATGCGGGCCGTCTTCGCCGGCCAGCTCGGCGCGGCGGTGGCCCGGCTCGACCCCGACCCGGCCGCCGCGGCCCGACGCGCCGGCCTGGTCGCCAGCCAGATCCTCGGCATCGCGTTCACCCGCTGGATCGTCGGCCTGCCGCCCGTGGTCGAGCTGACCCCGGCGCAACTGGTCGCCTGGGTCGCCCCCACCGTCCAGCGCTACCTCACCGGCCCCACCCCAGACACCATCACCCCCTGA
- a CDS encoding DUF397 domain-containing protein has translation MDLTGATWRKSTRSGTQGDCVEVADNLPGVVGVRDSKDPTGPVLTFTPRTWRAFVARTKRHWL, from the coding sequence ATGGACCTGACCGGAGCCACCTGGCGCAAGTCCACCCGCAGCGGCACCCAGGGCGACTGTGTCGAGGTGGCCGACAACCTGCCCGGCGTCGTCGGCGTACGCGACAGCAAGGACCCCACCGGCCCGGTCCTCACCTTCACCCCCCGGACCTGGCGAGCGTTCGTCGCCCGCACCAAGCGCCACTGGCTCTGA
- a CDS encoding helix-turn-helix domain-containing protein: MEGEPTAELIRAQLRRLRLHAELSQEEFGKLVHFSGSQVSAVELGQRPLDRFFLKRADEVLGTGGLLTSLLKLAERDGQPSWFRPWLEAERQAQQMRCYQPTLIPGLLQTENYARAVIRTDNTISDEEVEKRLAVRMDRQSILTGENPPVYVAVIEEAVLRRAEEGFHGLMAEQITRLIECSECPHISIHIIPTDVSMHVGLVGPFALARAGDGGWVGHLEHQLGGVVVDTDDEVAILLSRWESVRSEALSHRQSTGLMKKAVTSWT, encoded by the coding sequence GTGGAAGGTGAGCCGACCGCGGAGCTGATCCGCGCGCAACTCCGGCGGCTACGGCTGCACGCCGAGCTGAGTCAGGAGGAGTTCGGGAAGCTGGTGCACTTCTCCGGCTCCCAGGTGTCGGCCGTCGAGCTGGGGCAACGGCCGCTCGACCGGTTCTTCCTCAAGCGGGCCGACGAGGTGCTGGGGACGGGCGGGTTGCTGACGTCCCTGCTCAAGCTGGCGGAACGGGACGGGCAGCCGAGCTGGTTCCGGCCCTGGCTGGAAGCCGAGCGCCAGGCACAGCAGATGCGGTGCTATCAGCCCACGCTGATTCCGGGCCTGCTGCAGACCGAGAACTACGCCCGAGCGGTGATCCGCACCGACAACACCATCAGTGACGAAGAGGTCGAGAAGCGGCTCGCAGTCCGGATGGACCGCCAGTCGATCCTGACCGGCGAGAACCCGCCCGTGTACGTGGCGGTCATCGAGGAAGCCGTCCTCCGCCGCGCCGAGGAAGGGTTTCACGGCCTCATGGCCGAACAGATCACCCGCCTCATCGAGTGCAGCGAATGTCCGCACATCAGCATCCACATCATCCCGACCGACGTGTCGATGCACGTCGGACTGGTCGGCCCCTTCGCCCTGGCACGCGCAGGAGACGGCGGATGGGTCGGTCATCTCGAACACCAGCTCGGCGGCGTAGTGGTCGACACCGATGACGAGGTGGCTATCCTGCTGTCCAGATGGGAGAGCGTGCGTAGTGAGGCGCTGTCCCACCGGCAGTCGACCGGGTTGATGAAGAAGGCGGTGACGTCATGGACCTGA
- a CDS encoding FAD-dependent oxidoreductase has translation MMPQRTDVLVVGAGPTGLAAAVTLARRGVEVTVVDRAARPPVTSRAAVVHAYTLEVLDRIGAAAPLVDRGIASPRFTVRDRDRMLLSVGFGDLPSRHPYALLVSQSVTEAVLTDRLTALGGQVLRPYEMTGLDHDAAGAVVRFADGATVRARWVIGADGMRSTVRESAGIRFGGPDDPGESFVLADVRTRSALPRDEVSLFLARSGPMVWAPLPDGVVRLVASVAEAPREPDAGYLQALLDERGPARRPDRLTDVLWTSRFRIHHRIAERYRLGPVLLAGDAAHVHSPAGGQGMNLGIQDAVVLGDTLADVLAGRPDTLLDEYSAARRPLAEEVVGFAGRLTRLATVPPAGRPLRDLLLRALSRTPSARRRLALRLSGLTNRPG, from the coding sequence ATGATGCCGCAGCGCACCGACGTCCTCGTGGTGGGAGCCGGGCCGACCGGGCTGGCCGCCGCCGTCACCCTCGCCCGGCGCGGTGTCGAGGTGACCGTCGTCGACCGGGCGGCCCGACCCCCGGTCACCTCCCGGGCGGCGGTCGTGCACGCGTACACGCTGGAGGTGCTGGACCGGATCGGCGCCGCCGCGCCGCTGGTCGATCGGGGGATCGCCTCCCCGCGGTTCACCGTGCGCGACCGCGACCGGATGCTGCTCAGCGTCGGCTTCGGCGACCTGCCGAGCCGCCACCCGTACGCGCTGCTGGTCTCCCAGTCGGTCACCGAGGCCGTGCTCACCGACCGGCTCACCGCGCTCGGCGGGCAGGTGCTCCGGCCGTACGAGATGACCGGGCTGGACCACGACGCGGCCGGCGCGGTGGTCCGCTTCGCCGACGGCGCGACGGTCCGGGCCCGCTGGGTGATCGGCGCGGACGGCATGCGCAGCACGGTGCGGGAGTCCGCCGGGATCCGCTTCGGCGGCCCGGACGACCCCGGGGAGTCCTTCGTCCTCGCCGACGTACGGACGCGCAGCGCGCTGCCCCGCGACGAGGTGTCGCTCTTCCTGGCCCGGTCGGGTCCGATGGTCTGGGCGCCGCTGCCCGACGGTGTGGTCCGGCTGGTCGCCTCGGTGGCCGAGGCCCCCCGCGAGCCGGACGCCGGCTACCTCCAGGCCCTGCTCGACGAACGCGGCCCCGCCCGGCGACCGGACCGGCTCACCGACGTGCTCTGGACCTCCCGGTTCCGGATCCACCACCGGATCGCCGAGCGGTACCGGCTCGGACCGGTGCTGCTCGCCGGAGACGCCGCGCACGTGCACAGCCCGGCCGGCGGGCAGGGGATGAACCTCGGCATCCAGGACGCCGTCGTCCTCGGCGACACCCTCGCCGACGTGCTCGCCGGCCGGCCGGACACGCTGCTCGACGAGTACTCCGCCGCCCGCCGCCCGCTCGCCGAGGAGGTGGTCGGCTTCGCCGGCCGGCTGACCCGGCTCGCCACCGTGCCGCCGGCCGGTCGGCCGCTGCGCGACCTGCTGCTGCGGGCCCTCTCCCGGACGCCCTCGGCACGTCGACGGCTCGCGCTGCGCCTCTCCGGGCTGACGAACCGGCCCGGCTAG
- a CDS encoding SGNH/GDSL hydrolase family protein, which translates to MRWRSFVAVGDSFTEGMDDAYPDGTYRGWADLVATRLAADAGPTFGYANLAIRGRLFPAVAAEQVPAALEMKPDLISFAAGGNDVLRRNFDPDALVSRFDEVVGELRSGGADVILFRFADVMARLPGQRLVAPRIELLNRAVGETAERHGAILVDLYADDTFLNPMLWSTDRLHLSAAGHRRVAAQVLTALGVGCDEEWLLVPENPAPTPWLAARAADLRWAGRHLAPWVKRRLTGRSSGDTVTAKRPMLSPIAD; encoded by the coding sequence GTGCGCTGGCGCAGCTTCGTGGCGGTGGGGGACAGCTTCACCGAGGGCATGGACGACGCGTACCCGGACGGCACCTACCGCGGGTGGGCCGATCTGGTCGCGACCCGGCTGGCCGCCGACGCCGGCCCCACCTTCGGGTACGCGAACCTGGCGATCCGGGGTCGCCTCTTCCCGGCCGTGGCGGCCGAGCAGGTGCCCGCCGCGCTGGAGATGAAGCCCGACCTGATCAGCTTCGCGGCCGGCGGCAACGACGTGCTGCGCCGCAACTTCGACCCGGACGCGCTGGTCAGCCGCTTCGACGAGGTGGTCGGTGAGCTGCGCTCCGGCGGCGCGGACGTGATCCTGTTCCGGTTCGCCGACGTGATGGCCCGGCTGCCCGGCCAGCGCCTGGTCGCCCCCCGCATCGAACTGCTCAACCGGGCCGTCGGCGAGACCGCCGAGCGGCACGGCGCGATCCTGGTCGACCTGTACGCCGACGACACCTTCCTCAACCCGATGCTGTGGAGCACCGACCGGCTGCACCTGTCGGCCGCCGGTCACCGGCGGGTCGCCGCGCAGGTGCTGACCGCGCTCGGCGTCGGCTGCGACGAGGAGTGGCTGCTGGTCCCCGAGAACCCGGCCCCTACGCCGTGGCTCGCCGCCCGCGCCGCCGACCTGCGCTGGGCCGGCCGGCACCTCGCCCCGTGGGTCAAGCGGCGGCTGACCGGCCGATCGTCCGGCGACACGGTCACCGCGAAGCGGCCGATGCTCAGCCCGATCGCCGACTGA
- a CDS encoding class I SAM-dependent DNA methyltransferase — translation MQDNVWDADTARRYDTPGIGMFAPEVVDPAVDRLAALAGDGRALEFAVGTGRVAVPLAARGVPVTGIELSRPMVDQLRTKVDEATVPVVVGDMATATAPGTYSLVYLVYNTISNLLTQAQQVACFRNAARHLTPGGRFVIELWVPELRKLPPGQQATVWLSESGYIGLDTYDVLHQHVVSHHFHFDDSNQAQLFRSPHRYIWPAELDLMGQLAGFELESRHADWAGADFTADSRSHVSVYRLPS, via the coding sequence ATGCAGGACAACGTCTGGGACGCCGACACCGCCCGCCGTTACGACACCCCGGGCATCGGCATGTTCGCGCCCGAGGTGGTGGACCCGGCCGTGGACCGCCTCGCCGCGCTGGCGGGTGACGGACGGGCTCTCGAATTCGCCGTCGGGACCGGCCGGGTGGCCGTCCCGCTCGCCGCGCGGGGGGTGCCCGTCACGGGCATCGAGCTGTCCCGTCCGATGGTCGACCAGCTCCGGACGAAGGTGGACGAGGCCACCGTGCCGGTGGTCGTCGGCGACATGGCGACGGCCACGGCGCCGGGGACGTACTCGCTGGTCTACCTCGTCTACAACACGATCTCGAACCTGCTCACCCAGGCGCAGCAGGTGGCCTGCTTCCGTAACGCCGCCCGTCACCTCACCCCGGGCGGCCGGTTCGTGATCGAACTGTGGGTGCCGGAGCTGCGCAAGCTCCCACCGGGCCAGCAGGCCACCGTGTGGCTCTCCGAGTCCGGTTACATCGGCCTCGACACCTACGACGTGCTGCACCAGCACGTCGTCTCCCACCACTTCCACTTCGACGACAGCAATCAGGCCCAGTTGTTCCGCAGCCCGCACCGCTACATCTGGCCGGCTGAGCTGGACCTGATGGGTCAGCTCGCCGGGTTCGAGCTGGAGAGCCGGCACGCGGACTGGGCGGGCGCGGACTTCACCGCCGACTCGCGTTCCCACGTGTCGGTCTACCGCCTCCCCTCCTGA
- a CDS encoding SigE family RNA polymerase sigma factor, whose amino-acid sequence MDPLLTEFDSFVRARTPALLRSAYLLTGDQHLAEDLVQSALARTHRSWGRLHDTGNAEAYTRRTMYHLQVSWWRRRRVRESVTSELPEPRRDGASDHASQTSLRITLRGALARLSAKQRAVLVLRFFEDRSEAEAAELLGVTVGTVKSQTSKALAKLRVVAPELAELYVLEGSAR is encoded by the coding sequence GTGGACCCCCTCCTGACTGAGTTCGACTCGTTCGTCCGTGCCCGCACGCCGGCGCTGCTGCGTTCGGCGTACCTGTTGACCGGGGACCAGCACCTGGCCGAGGACCTGGTGCAGTCGGCGCTGGCCCGTACCCACCGCTCGTGGGGCCGGCTGCACGACACGGGCAACGCCGAGGCGTACACCCGCAGGACCATGTACCACCTCCAGGTCTCCTGGTGGCGACGCCGACGGGTGCGTGAGTCGGTGACCAGCGAACTGCCCGAGCCTCGGCGGGACGGCGCCTCCGACCACGCCAGCCAGACCAGCCTGCGGATCACCCTTCGGGGCGCGCTGGCCCGGCTCTCCGCGAAGCAGCGCGCCGTGCTGGTGCTGCGCTTCTTCGAGGACCGCAGTGAAGCCGAGGCCGCCGAACTGCTCGGCGTCACCGTCGGCACCGTCAAGAGCCAGACCTCCAAGGCGCTGGCCAAGTTGCGCGTCGTCGCACCCGAACTCGCCGAGCTGTACGTCCTGGAGGGAAGCGCCCGATGA